The following proteins are co-located in the Castor canadensis chromosome 5, mCasCan1.hap1v2, whole genome shotgun sequence genome:
- the Romo1 gene encoding reactive oxygen species modulator 1 yields MPVAVGPYGQSQPSCFDRVKMGFVMGCAVGMAAGALFGTFSCLRIGMRGRELMGGIGKTMMQSGGTFGTFMAIGMGIRC; encoded by the exons ATGCCGGTGGCCGTGGGTCCCTACGGACAGTCTCAGCCCAGCTGCTTCGACCGCGTGAAGATGGGATTTGTGATGGGCTGCGCCGTGGGCATGGCGGCCGGGGCGCTCTTCGGCACCTTTTCCTGTCTCAG GATCGGAATGCGGGGTCGGGAGCTGATGGGCGGCATTGGGAAAACCATGATGCAGAGTGGCGGCACCTTTGGCACATTCATGGCCATCGGAATGGGGATTCGCTGCTAA